From a single Cnuibacter physcomitrellae genomic region:
- a CDS encoding helix-turn-helix transcriptional regulator — protein sequence MTLTSLTASDDGVMPDSLTIGRRIRQLRTERGLTLDDLGVAIGRAASQVSVVENGKRELRLGELQRFATALDVTLDDLLDASPPSRRAALEIALERVQRGPLFASLGLPPLPVRRSLSDEAIETILGLHSELERIHTERAATPEEARRANTQLRGAMRLRHNHFPELEAAARELLDAVGHTTGPLSQRLVSELAAHLGFSLHYVPDLPSSVRSVRDLEHGRIYVPLSQRPDADPRSVVLQALAGHVLGHGVPQSYAEFLEQRVETNYLAAALLVPAAGAVPLLVAAKEARELSVEDLRDAFGVNYETAAHRFTNLATEHLGIPVHFLKVDSEGTISKAYENDSVLFPTDALGAVEGQTVCRYWSARQVFDVADRFSPYHQYTDKPTGTYWCTSRIQTSSRGEFSVSVGTSFAHAKWFRGRDTTTRFTSRCPDESCCRRPPAEVSSRWAGRSFPTPRLNSSLHAAMPTGAFPGVDTTELYDFLTRHSPAD from the coding sequence ATGACGCTGACGTCGCTGACCGCATCCGACGATGGAGTCATGCCCGACTCGCTCACCATCGGCCGCCGCATCCGCCAGCTGCGCACCGAGCGCGGACTCACCCTCGACGACCTCGGCGTCGCGATCGGGCGAGCCGCCTCGCAGGTGTCGGTAGTCGAGAACGGCAAGCGCGAGCTGCGGCTGGGCGAGCTGCAGCGCTTCGCGACCGCGCTCGACGTCACCCTCGACGATCTCCTCGACGCCAGCCCGCCGTCACGCCGGGCCGCGCTCGAGATCGCGCTCGAGCGCGTGCAGCGGGGCCCCCTGTTCGCGAGCCTCGGGCTGCCGCCCCTGCCCGTGCGGCGGTCGCTCTCGGACGAGGCGATCGAGACCATCCTCGGCCTCCACTCCGAGCTCGAGCGGATCCACACCGAACGCGCCGCGACCCCGGAGGAGGCCCGCCGCGCGAACACCCAGCTGCGCGGCGCGATGAGGCTGCGGCACAACCACTTCCCGGAGCTCGAGGCGGCCGCGCGCGAGCTGCTCGACGCGGTCGGGCACACGACCGGACCGCTGTCGCAGCGGCTCGTGTCGGAGCTCGCCGCGCACCTCGGGTTCAGCCTGCACTACGTGCCCGACCTGCCGTCGTCGGTGCGCTCCGTGCGCGATCTCGAGCACGGCCGCATCTACGTCCCGCTCAGTCAGCGACCGGATGCGGACCCGCGCTCGGTCGTGCTGCAGGCGCTGGCCGGTCACGTCCTGGGGCACGGGGTGCCGCAGAGCTACGCGGAGTTCCTCGAGCAGCGAGTGGAGACGAACTACCTCGCCGCGGCCCTCCTCGTCCCCGCCGCGGGCGCGGTGCCCCTCCTCGTCGCCGCCAAGGAGGCGCGCGAGCTGTCGGTGGAGGATCTCCGCGACGCCTTCGGCGTGAACTACGAGACCGCGGCGCATCGGTTCACGAACCTCGCGACCGAGCACCTCGGCATCCCCGTCCACTTCCTCAAGGTCGACTCCGAGGGCACCATCTCGAAGGCCTACGAGAACGACAGCGTGCTCTTCCCGACGGATGCGCTCGGCGCCGTCGAGGGGCAGACGGTCTGCCGCTACTGGAGCGCGCGGCAGGTGTTCGACGTGGCCGACCGCTTCAGCCCGTACCACCAGTACACCGACAAGCCGACCGGCACGTACTGGTGCACGTCGCGGATCCAGACGTCGTCGCGCGGCGAGTTCAGCGTCAGCGTCGGCACCTCCTTCGCGCACGCGAAGTGGTTCCGCGGCCGGGACACCACCACGCGGTTCACCTCGCGCTGCCCCGACGAGTCGTGCTGCCGCCGCCCTCCCGCGGAGGTGTCGAGCCGCTGGGCCGGCCGCTCCTTCCCCACCCCGCGCCTGAACTCCTCCCTCCACGCCGCGATGCCCACGGGCGCCTTCCCCGGCGTCGACACCACGGAGCTCTACGACTTCCTCACCCGCCACTCCCCCGCCGACTGA
- a CDS encoding type II toxin-antitoxin system RelE family toxin: protein MYEVVFTRSAKRALAESLPESVAAAAFEFIVGPLAENPRRVGKRLREPLAPMYSARRGEYRVIYLIDDDRVVVQIVTVSHRRDVYRS from the coding sequence ATGTACGAGGTCGTGTTCACCCGCTCGGCGAAGCGGGCGCTCGCCGAGTCGCTGCCCGAGTCGGTCGCAGCAGCCGCGTTCGAGTTCATCGTCGGTCCGCTCGCGGAGAACCCCCGACGTGTCGGGAAGCGACTGCGGGAGCCGCTCGCGCCGATGTACTCGGCACGACGCGGCGAGTATCGGGTGATCTATCTGATCGACGACGATCGCGTCGTGGTTCAGATCGTCACCGTGTCGCACCGCCGCGACGTCTACCGCAGCTGA
- a CDS encoding type II toxin-antitoxin system Phd/YefM family antitoxin — MTTLSLADARAGFSRLIESANSTHERFEVTRNGRRMAILLSADDYDGLLETIDVLSDQPGVQALHVALEELQVGDVHSVDDVREAMAHRRTASE; from the coding sequence ATGACGACGCTCTCGCTCGCGGACGCCCGCGCCGGCTTCTCTCGCCTCATCGAGTCGGCGAACTCCACGCACGAGCGGTTCGAGGTCACGAGGAACGGGCGCCGCATGGCGATCCTGCTGAGCGCGGACGATTACGACGGTCTCCTCGAGACCATCGACGTCCTGAGCGATCAGCCCGGAGTGCAGGCGCTCCACGTCGCGCTCGAGGAGCTGCAGGTGGGTGACGTGCACTCGGTCGACGACGTCCGGGAGGCGATGGCGCACCGCCGAACCGCATCCGAGTGA
- a CDS encoding BatC protein, which yields MSISDDDITGGAAAGGEGTADGGANPNGHDGGADGSASAGEGTADGGANPGGHDGGADGSASEGEGPADGGANPNGHDGGADGSA from the coding sequence ATGAGCATCAGCGACGACGACATCACGGGCGGCGCAGCCGCGGGTGGCGAGGGCACCGCCGACGGCGGAGCGAACCCGAACGGACACGACGGCGGAGCCGACGGCTCGGCGTCGGCCGGGGAGGGCACCGCCGACGGCGGGGCGAACCCGGGCGGACACGACGGCGGGGCCGACGGCTCGGCGTCGGAGGGCGAGGGCCCGGCCGACGGCGGCGCGAACCCGAACGGACACGACGGCGGGGCCGACGGCTCCGCGTGA
- a CDS encoding cupin domain-containing protein, whose protein sequence is MSTDVERGPSDRPALSRCIGVSPDTFAREYWGASPLLTPASALPRDFDDLFSSAAVDELVSRRGVRTPFIRMAQEGDVLSPGRFTGSGGFGAEIADQVDSAKVLARFADGATIVLQGLHRLWPPLIDFTRELVDDLGHPAQVNAYVTPASSRGFDPHYDVHDVFVLQIAGEKHWRIHAPVHEHPLRDQPWSQHRAAVAARAQESPVIDAVLRPGDALYLPRGWIHSAEALGGTSVHLTIGMPSFTRDDVLRSILARLGESPELRRPLPLGVDWTDAAAVRPLVEETLEALRAALPDADELPGDVVRPVADALAAQLAETTRPEPVSPLATVDAIARLDGRTRVRWRAGLRARLEESDGRITIRSREGSLSLPAEAADALHRLAAGGPIAVADLPGLDPESAVVVARRLLREAVLVLAP, encoded by the coding sequence GTGAGCACCGACGTCGAGCGCGGGCCGAGCGATCGGCCCGCGCTCTCTCGCTGCATAGGAGTCTCGCCCGACACGTTCGCGCGGGAGTACTGGGGCGCCTCCCCGCTGCTCACGCCCGCCTCGGCTCTGCCGCGTGACTTCGACGACCTCTTCAGCTCGGCCGCGGTCGACGAGCTGGTGAGCCGACGCGGGGTCCGCACCCCGTTCATCCGCATGGCCCAGGAGGGCGACGTGCTGTCGCCCGGCCGGTTCACGGGATCCGGCGGGTTCGGGGCGGAGATCGCCGATCAGGTCGACTCGGCGAAGGTGCTGGCCCGCTTCGCCGACGGAGCGACGATCGTCCTCCAGGGCCTCCACCGCCTGTGGCCGCCCCTCATCGACTTCACGCGCGAGCTGGTCGACGACCTCGGGCATCCGGCGCAGGTCAACGCGTACGTCACGCCCGCCTCCTCGCGGGGCTTCGACCCGCACTACGACGTGCACGACGTCTTCGTGCTGCAGATCGCGGGCGAGAAGCACTGGCGCATCCACGCCCCCGTGCACGAGCATCCGCTGCGCGACCAGCCCTGGTCGCAGCACCGAGCCGCCGTCGCCGCCCGGGCCCAGGAGTCTCCGGTCATCGACGCCGTCCTCCGACCCGGCGACGCCCTCTACCTGCCGCGGGGGTGGATCCACTCCGCCGAGGCGCTCGGCGGCACGTCGGTGCACCTCACGATCGGGATGCCGTCGTTCACCCGCGACGACGTCCTGCGCTCGATCCTCGCTCGGCTCGGCGAATCGCCCGAGCTCCGACGCCCTCTGCCCCTCGGCGTCGACTGGACTGACGCCGCCGCCGTGCGTCCGCTCGTCGAGGAGACGCTGGAGGCGCTCCGCGCCGCACTGCCCGATGCCGACGAGCTGCCGGGCGACGTCGTGCGCCCGGTCGCCGACGCCCTCGCGGCCCAGCTCGCTGAGACCACACGCCCCGAGCCGGTCTCGCCGCTCGCCACGGTCGACGCGATCGCGCGCCTCGATGGACGCACGCGCGTGCGGTGGCGCGCTGGACTCCGGGCCCGGCTCGAGGAGTCCGACGGCCGCATCACGATCCGCTCGCGCGAGGGTTCGCTCTCCCTTCCCGCCGAAGCAGCGGACGCCCTCCACCGGCTCGCCGCCGGCGGCCCGATCGCCGTGGCCGACCTTCCCGGGCTCGACCCGGAGTCGGCCGTCGTCGTCGCCAGGCGGCTGCTGCGGGAGGCGGTCCTGGTCCTGGCGCCGTGA
- a CDS encoding sucrase ferredoxin, with the protein MSALALPSTGLGGTAWEPCSDRSRERDDPLWGTAGRGLRWFLVELASGWGPRALLDPPFDPQLGGALVSRTERAGIRPLAIRRPGRRDAVPRWRWAVVDARPGSESVRWGEVDDPDDLLDVPLDGSAGVLSDRPIFAVCAHGRHDQCCAVRGRRAALDLAAAFPEETWECSHLGGDRFAATMVLFPHGLAYGRIDDADVAAIAQGYLDGRVAEPWFRGRTSLSHPVQAAQHFARVESGDDRLDSFAPLAEGGSLHHRDVGHHVVELAGADGGRVVVELAETLSAPLLSTCGTTRPGRVREWALTSLRTLPA; encoded by the coding sequence GTGAGCGCTCTCGCGCTCCCGAGCACGGGGCTGGGTGGCACAGCCTGGGAGCCCTGCAGCGACCGTTCGCGCGAACGCGACGATCCGCTGTGGGGCACCGCCGGCCGGGGACTGCGGTGGTTCCTGGTCGAGCTCGCGAGCGGATGGGGTCCCCGCGCGCTGCTGGATCCGCCCTTCGATCCGCAGCTGGGCGGGGCCCTGGTGTCGCGGACCGAACGGGCGGGCATACGACCGCTCGCCATCCGCAGGCCCGGCCGCCGCGACGCGGTGCCGCGCTGGCGCTGGGCCGTCGTCGACGCGCGTCCCGGGTCGGAGTCGGTGCGCTGGGGCGAGGTGGATGATCCGGATGACCTGCTCGACGTCCCGCTCGACGGATCGGCGGGCGTCCTCTCGGACCGCCCGATCTTCGCCGTGTGCGCCCATGGGCGCCACGACCAGTGCTGCGCGGTCCGTGGCCGGCGGGCGGCCCTGGACCTCGCGGCGGCCTTCCCCGAGGAGACGTGGGAGTGCTCGCATCTCGGCGGCGACCGCTTCGCCGCCACGATGGTGCTGTTCCCGCACGGCCTCGCCTACGGTCGCATCGACGACGCCGACGTCGCCGCGATCGCCCAGGGCTACCTCGACGGCCGCGTCGCCGAGCCGTGGTTCCGCGGCCGGACGTCTCTGTCGCACCCGGTCCAGGCCGCGCAGCACTTCGCCCGCGTCGAGTCCGGAGACGACCGCCTCGACTCCTTCGCTCCGCTGGCCGAGGGAGGGAGCCTCCACCACCGGGACGTCGGCCACCACGTCGTGGAGCTGGCCGGCGCCGACGGCGGCCGTGTCGTGGTGGAGCTCGCGGAGACGCTGTCCGCCCCGCTCCTCTCGACCTGCGGCACCACGCGTCCGGGCCGCGTCCGCGAGTGGGCGCTCACCTCGCTGCGCACCCTTCCCGCCTGA
- a CDS encoding NtaA/DmoA family FMN-dependent monooxygenase (This protein belongs to a clade of FMN-dependent monooxygenases, within a broader family of flavin-dependent oxidoreductases, the luciferase-like monooxygenase (LMM) family, some of whose members use coenzyme F420 rather than FMN.), with translation MTSPLVLAIFQYIGPNGTIGSAWQHPDDTSADFTSLQHWIRLAKKFEEARLDFLFFADSYGFPAMDGELIPASVREGRGIPHGDPMPVISALAAATERLGFVVTASTTVEPPAANARRFATLDHFTEGRIGWNIVTGSSGATAAALMGKPLIPHDERYDMADDYVDLSLKLWEGSWDDDALVRDKAAGVYADPEKVRVIHHDGPYFRADGLLNMPPSKQRTPLLVQAGTSGRGMEFAGKHAEAVFVAGGDPERVARNIQGIRDAAVAAGREPDSIKVLVGALFLAGATSEQARATHEEMLAMSTPEGAAAIFAGNTGVDLLALDPDKPLTQQSTELGLSNLQRYLGRDGKPAPLVRDIIEDFRVTGINGSVFVGTGEDVVDQVEEFVRITGADGFLIQPHMTPGTYDDFIEHVLPVLRARGLARSEYEGDTLRERLFPEGTAHLPASHPGAAYRTAPVGA, from the coding sequence ATGACCTCTCCTCTCGTGCTCGCGATCTTCCAGTACATCGGCCCCAACGGGACGATCGGCTCCGCCTGGCAGCATCCCGACGACACCTCCGCGGACTTCACCTCGCTGCAGCACTGGATCCGACTGGCGAAGAAGTTCGAGGAGGCTCGCCTCGACTTCCTCTTCTTCGCCGACAGCTACGGCTTCCCGGCGATGGACGGCGAGCTCATCCCGGCGTCGGTCCGCGAGGGGCGCGGCATCCCGCACGGCGACCCGATGCCCGTCATCTCGGCGCTCGCCGCGGCGACGGAGCGGCTGGGCTTCGTCGTCACGGCGTCGACGACGGTCGAGCCCCCGGCGGCGAACGCCCGCCGGTTCGCCACGCTCGACCACTTCACCGAGGGTCGCATCGGCTGGAACATCGTGACGGGCTCCTCCGGAGCGACGGCGGCCGCGCTCATGGGCAAGCCGCTCATCCCTCACGACGAGCGCTACGACATGGCCGACGACTACGTCGACCTCTCGCTGAAGCTGTGGGAGGGGTCGTGGGACGACGACGCGCTCGTGCGCGACAAGGCGGCGGGGGTCTACGCCGACCCGGAGAAGGTGCGCGTCATCCACCACGATGGTCCGTACTTCCGGGCCGACGGACTGCTCAACATGCCGCCGTCGAAGCAGCGCACGCCGCTCCTCGTCCAGGCGGGCACCTCGGGCCGCGGCATGGAGTTCGCGGGCAAGCACGCGGAGGCGGTGTTCGTCGCGGGCGGCGACCCGGAGCGCGTGGCGCGCAACATCCAGGGCATCCGCGACGCGGCGGTCGCCGCGGGACGCGAGCCCGACTCGATCAAGGTGCTCGTCGGCGCGCTGTTCCTGGCCGGAGCCACGTCGGAGCAGGCGCGCGCCACGCACGAGGAGATGCTCGCGATGTCGACCCCCGAGGGTGCCGCCGCGATCTTCGCGGGGAACACCGGCGTCGACCTCCTCGCCCTCGACCCCGACAAGCCGCTGACGCAACAGAGCACCGAGCTCGGCCTCTCCAACCTGCAGCGCTACCTCGGTCGCGACGGCAAGCCGGCGCCGCTCGTGCGCGACATCATCGAGGACTTCCGCGTGACGGGCATCAACGGCAGCGTCTTCGTCGGCACCGGCGAGGACGTCGTCGACCAGGTGGAGGAGTTCGTCCGGATCACGGGTGCCGACGGGTTCCTCATCCAGCCGCACATGACGCCCGGGACGTACGACGACTTCATCGAGCACGTGCTGCCGGTGCTCCGTGCCCGCGGCCTGGCGCGGAGCGAGTACGAGGGCGACACGCTGCGCGAGCGGCTCTTCCCCGAGGGGACCGCGCACCTGCCCGCCTCGCACCCCGGCGCGGCGTATCGCACGGCTCCCGTCGGCGCCTGA
- a CDS encoding helix-turn-helix domain-containing protein, which produces MAASTRRSTSPLDDDAVVMGERIRSVRHERGLTLVELAGLTGMSQPFLSLVERGHARLSLTSMARVSDALGIRQGALLAREATDREELDGVDVVHGDHRASPVAGSRRAWQLAQLPGGLFGTEMVGTERDGEFAAHAEEEFVYVLDGVLEVELHDGSVQTLRRGDSIAFASGRRHLWRAVDDDGYRVLTVTSPPGGP; this is translated from the coding sequence GTGGCCGCATCCACCCGGAGGTCGACGTCGCCGCTCGACGACGACGCCGTCGTCATGGGCGAGCGCATCCGGTCGGTGCGGCACGAGCGCGGCCTCACGCTCGTGGAGCTCGCCGGCCTGACCGGGATGTCGCAGCCGTTCCTCTCGCTGGTCGAGCGCGGGCACGCACGGCTGAGCCTGACGTCGATGGCCCGGGTGTCGGATGCGCTGGGCATCCGCCAGGGTGCCCTGCTGGCCCGTGAAGCGACCGATCGCGAGGAGCTCGACGGCGTCGACGTGGTGCACGGAGACCACCGCGCCTCGCCGGTCGCAGGCTCGCGGCGCGCGTGGCAGCTGGCGCAGCTGCCCGGCGGGCTCTTCGGCACGGAGATGGTCGGGACGGAGCGCGACGGGGAGTTCGCCGCACACGCCGAGGAGGAGTTCGTGTACGTGCTCGACGGCGTCCTCGAGGTCGAGCTCCACGACGGATCCGTGCAGACGCTGCGCCGGGGCGACTCGATCGCCTTCGCCTCGGGCCGACGCCACCTCTGGCGCGCCGTCGACGACGACGGCTACCGGGTGCTCACCGTGACCTCTCCCCCGGGCGGCCCCTGA
- a CDS encoding dihydrofolate reductase family protein yields MRRLVYYVATTIDGFIAEPDRGDPTGRASFPVTDDVVRFIVETYPETLPAAVRAALGIDDPGRSFDTVLEGRGSYEVGLAAGVTDAYPHLRHLVFSSTLSGTPDPAVELVVGDAVERVRELKREPGLDLWLVGGGGLAHSLLPEIDRLVLKVTPAVIGAGVPLFDGPFTPHSFHPTEEIRLPGGVRVVTYDRQAAADPAETVEPAAGE; encoded by the coding sequence ATGAGGCGGCTCGTCTACTACGTCGCCACCACGATCGACGGCTTCATCGCCGAGCCGGATCGCGGCGACCCCACGGGTCGCGCCTCCTTCCCGGTGACGGACGACGTGGTGCGCTTCATCGTGGAGACCTACCCGGAGACGCTCCCGGCCGCGGTGCGTGCCGCCCTCGGCATCGACGATCCCGGGCGCTCCTTCGACACCGTCCTCGAGGGACGGGGGTCGTACGAGGTCGGGCTGGCGGCCGGTGTCACCGACGCCTACCCCCATCTGCGCCACCTGGTCTTCTCCTCGACGCTCTCCGGGACACCGGACCCGGCGGTGGAGCTCGTGGTCGGCGACGCGGTCGAGCGCGTCCGCGAGCTCAAGCGCGAACCCGGCCTCGACCTCTGGCTCGTCGGAGGAGGCGGCCTCGCGCACTCGCTCCTCCCGGAGATCGACCGTCTCGTGCTCAAGGTCACCCCGGCGGTGATCGGAGCCGGTGTCCCGCTCTTCGACGGACCGTTCACCCCGCACTCCTTCCACCCGACCGAGGAGATCCGCCTGCCGGGTGGTGTGCGGGTGGTCACCTACGACCGGCAGGCCGCCGCAGACCCGGCCGAGACCGTCGAGCCGGCAGCCGGGGAGTGA
- a CDS encoding Fpg/Nei family DNA glycosylase gives MPELPEVQALVTDLRGRLVGRQVDRLDVVSFAVLKTFDPPVSQLHDQSVLDVRRHGKFLDLAIGDLHLVMHLARAGWVRWREAAPKPAGRPGKTALAARLVLDDGSGFDVTEAGTKKSLAIYVIRDPSEVPGIARLGPDPLDESFTEERFAEILAGSGRSQIKGVLRNQSLIAGIGNAYSDEILHVARMSPYKPAAMGSDDVARLYEALQTTLREALERADGLAASELKAEKKSGLRVHGRTGEACPVCGDTIRQVTFADTNFQYCPTCQTGGKPLADRVLSRLLK, from the coding sequence ATGCCTGAGCTCCCCGAGGTGCAGGCGCTCGTGACCGACCTCCGCGGCCGGCTCGTCGGGCGCCAGGTCGATCGACTCGACGTGGTGTCGTTCGCCGTGCTCAAGACCTTCGACCCGCCCGTGTCCCAGCTGCACGACCAGTCCGTCCTCGACGTGCGCAGGCACGGCAAGTTCCTCGACCTCGCCATCGGCGACCTCCATCTGGTGATGCACCTGGCCCGGGCCGGATGGGTGCGCTGGCGCGAGGCCGCGCCCAAGCCGGCCGGGCGGCCCGGCAAGACCGCGCTCGCCGCGCGGCTCGTGCTCGACGACGGCTCGGGCTTCGACGTCACGGAGGCAGGCACGAAGAAGAGCCTCGCGATCTACGTGATCCGCGATCCGTCCGAGGTCCCGGGGATCGCGCGCCTGGGGCCCGACCCGCTCGACGAGTCCTTCACGGAGGAGCGGTTCGCCGAGATCCTGGCCGGATCCGGGAGGTCGCAGATCAAGGGCGTGCTGCGCAACCAGTCCCTGATCGCGGGCATCGGGAACGCGTACTCCGACGAGATCCTCCACGTGGCGCGCATGTCCCCGTACAAGCCCGCCGCGATGGGGTCCGACGACGTCGCCCGACTCTACGAGGCCCTCCAGACCACCCTGCGCGAGGCGCTGGAACGGGCCGACGGACTGGCGGCATCCGAGCTGAAGGCCGAGAAGAAGTCCGGTCTCCGGGTGCACGGGCGCACGGGCGAGGCATGCCCGGTCTGCGGCGACACCATCCGGCAGGTCACCTTCGCCGACACGAACTTCCAGTACTGCCCCACCTGCCAGACCGGAGGGAAGCCCCTCGCCGATCGCGTCCTGTCACGTCTGCTGAAGTGA
- a CDS encoding SGNH/GDSL hydrolase family protein, with translation MTRRFGMMTMAAGSAALAVAALVAIPATANAAPQDTALAGLQYVALGDSYSAGYGLTPLTGEPVPGCAQAAVDYPHQLAAAYDLDLTDVTCAGAWATNMTTPQVTPAGTADPQVDALSADTDIVTVTLGGNDLGFADVAAACLALSPTGPVAGTNPSDPFQASNCESIFVQSGVDTLAQRLADVVVPDIAAGLAAIRAKAPNAQVFVVGYPAITPDADHTPTGPAGCWTTPLDNLQPVPDSFPFTTTDVPYLHQIEEELDLAVQAQTAAAGAGFTYVPTFEATLAHSACAPADEQYVEGVTLASDLTSAVPGSLHPNATGVAFIAGQLAPLFEAAFPAPAPPAPTASPAPTSSAAALANTGSEPLLPLGLAAGALLLGGLAAASALRRTRVGR, from the coding sequence GTGACACGTCGATTCGGCATGATGACCATGGCAGCGGGATCGGCGGCACTGGCCGTCGCCGCCCTGGTGGCGATCCCTGCGACGGCGAACGCCGCTCCGCAGGACACCGCCCTGGCGGGGCTCCAGTACGTCGCGCTGGGCGACTCCTACTCCGCAGGCTACGGTCTCACGCCGCTGACCGGCGAGCCTGTGCCCGGATGCGCGCAGGCCGCGGTCGACTACCCGCACCAGCTCGCGGCCGCGTACGACCTCGACCTCACCGACGTCACCTGCGCGGGCGCCTGGGCCACGAACATGACCACTCCGCAGGTCACTCCGGCGGGCACCGCCGACCCGCAGGTGGACGCCCTGAGCGCTGACACCGACATCGTCACTGTCACCCTCGGCGGCAACGACCTCGGCTTCGCCGACGTGGCCGCCGCATGCCTCGCGCTCAGCCCCACCGGCCCGGTGGCGGGGACGAACCCCTCCGATCCGTTCCAGGCGTCGAACTGCGAGAGCATCTTCGTCCAGAGCGGGGTCGACACGCTGGCACAGCGCCTCGCCGACGTCGTCGTGCCCGACATCGCCGCTGGGCTCGCGGCGATCAGGGCGAAGGCACCGAACGCGCAGGTGTTCGTCGTCGGCTACCCGGCCATCACCCCGGATGCCGACCACACGCCGACCGGACCGGCCGGTTGCTGGACGACCCCGCTCGACAACCTCCAGCCCGTCCCCGACAGCTTCCCGTTCACGACCACCGACGTGCCGTATTTGCACCAGATCGAAGAGGAGCTCGACCTCGCGGTCCAGGCGCAGACCGCGGCCGCCGGGGCCGGCTTCACCTACGTGCCGACGTTCGAGGCCACGCTCGCGCACAGCGCCTGCGCTCCCGCCGACGAGCAGTACGTCGAGGGCGTGACGCTCGCGAGCGACCTCACCTCCGCCGTGCCGGGGTCGCTGCACCCCAACGCGACCGGCGTCGCGTTCATCGCGGGGCAGCTCGCGCCGCTGTTCGAGGCCGCCTTCCCGGCTCCCGCCCCGCCCGCGCCGACCGCGAGCCCCGCTCCCACGTCGTCCGCCGCGGCCCTGGCGAACACCGGATCCGAGCCACTCCTGCCGCTCGGCCTCGCCGCCGGGGCGCTCCTCCTCGGCGGCCTCGCCGCGGCGAGCGCCCTGCGCCGGACGCGAGTCGGCCGCTGA